In Bdellovibrionales bacterium, the following proteins share a genomic window:
- a CDS encoding ComEC/Rec2 family competence protein, whose translation MLLFRHLGLVHLLVVSGLHLVLIEKAMVIALSWAGPFSKKSYLFLLPFLFICRFQPPVVRAFLQVCVGKFNTGFHLFWNRSLLTLVSGAISLVLFPQWLISLSFQLSFGASLMACLPVSNWKKAIAFYIGLYPFLATLGAAHPFSLLVDIILTLLTAVPLLAISWTICFFPSLESLLSRLTSVILSILDQVAQLIPLPLQPVRIELNHWSWAWLLFLFGVCFAWEIVRLRRSV comes from the coding sequence ATGCTGCTTTTTCGACATCTGGGACTGGTTCATCTCTTGGTTGTATCCGGACTTCATTTGGTCTTGATTGAAAAAGCGATGGTGATTGCACTCAGTTGGGCGGGCCCATTCTCTAAAAAATCCTATCTCTTTCTGTTGCCCTTTCTTTTCATTTGCAGATTTCAACCGCCAGTCGTCCGCGCCTTCCTGCAAGTTTGTGTCGGAAAATTTAATACTGGTTTTCATTTATTTTGGAATCGCTCCCTTCTGACTTTGGTATCTGGAGCAATAAGCCTCGTTCTGTTCCCTCAGTGGCTCATATCCCTATCTTTCCAGTTGAGTTTTGGAGCTTCCCTTATGGCCTGTCTTCCCGTTTCAAATTGGAAAAAGGCGATCGCATTTTATATTGGGCTGTATCCGTTCTTGGCCACTCTGGGAGCCGCACACCCTTTCAGTCTACTTGTTGACATCATCCTCACCCTGCTGACCGCAGTGCCCCTTCTTGCGATTTCATGGACCATTTGTTTTTTCCCATCCCTTGAAAGTCTCCTTAGCAGACTTACATCTGTTATTCTCTCAATTCTCGATCAAGTGGCTCAATTGATACCCCTCCCTCTTCAGCCCGTTCGTATTGAGCTCAATCATTGGTCATGGGCTTGGCTGCTATTTCTTTTTGGAGTCTGCTTTGCGTGGGAAATCGTTCGCTTGCGTCGCTCGGTTTAG